The sequence below is a genomic window from Synechococcus sp. UW179A.
CGAGGACGTCAAACCATCCCCGCTGTGGCGCGCGTCCTACAGCGATCGTCATGAGTGAGAACGGGTGCGGATATCCGCAGGCTGTGGGATACCCGGCGACATTAACAATTTCAGCGAAGGTTGCGGGGGGAAATCCAGTCACCTGAAATCCCTTGTATCGGAACATTTCTTCGGGGTTTCTTCCGCTTTGTTCGCAGCCTTTGTGGCAGTGCCGCCAAACATCGCCATCCCTGCTGCTTCAGAGGTCACAATGGGCGCTGCTTCCGGGCTGTGATGGCCGCTGATCTGCTTGAACAACCTGTCGTCGGTTCACGGCGGCTGTCCAATGTCTTGGTCGCCGGCATGGTCACCATCGGTGGTGTTGGCTTTTTGTTCGCCTCACTCTCTAGTTATTTGGGGCGTGATCTGCTTCCGCTCGGTCACCCCGCAGGACTTGTATTCGTCCCTCAGGGTCTGGTGATGGGGCTGTACAGCATTGCTGCGGCCCTTCTGGCCACCTATCTCTGGACGGTGATCGCCATTGACGTGGGTGCCGGCATGAATCGGTTCGACAAAGCGTCAGGGGTCGTCACCATTTCTCGGAGGGGCTTTCGCAAGCCGATCAGTGTCGAAATTCCGATCAAAGACATCAAAGCTGTCAAGGTCGAGGTTCGTGACGGCTTCAACACCCGACGTCGTGTTTCTCTGCGAGTGCAGGGTCGACGTGACATGCCACTCACCAGAGTGGGTGAGCCTCTTCCTCTCGCTCAGCTTGAGCAGGACGGGGCTGAGCTTGCACGCTTTCTAAATGTGAATCTGGAAGGCCTCTAAACGACCATGATCCGTCAATCACTTCAATCACTCCTAACACTTGCCTTATGTCTGCCGCTGCTAGTGAGCTGCGCGTCCAGCACTACAGCTTCGATGCCGGTTGGTTGCGACCAGGCCAGCAGCCCTTGTCTTCAGGGCAAGGCCAGCGTTGAGCTCACCACCAGCAAGGGTTCGATCACTCTTGAACTCGATGGAGATGCCGCTCCTGTGACGGCTGGAAATTTCTTGGATCTGGTTCAAAGAGGTGCTTACAACGGCACCGTTTTTCATCGCGTGGTTCGGGACCCTGTTCCATTTGTGATTCAAGGCGGCGATCCCTCCTCCAGTGATCCAGCGACTCCGAAGTCGCAGTATGGAACAGGCAGCTTCGTGGATCCAACCACCGGCCAGGCCCGATTTGTGCCTCTTGAGCTTTCCTTCAACGGCGAAGATCAACCCCGTTACGGAAGGGTTGTCAGCAATCCCACTGAGCTTCTGCAGCTGAAGCTCAGCCATGAACGCGGCGCCCTGGCGATGGCTCGGTCCCAGGCCCCAGATTCAGCCAGCGCACAGTTTTACATCGCACTGAAGCCCCTCCCAGAGTTGGATGGTCGTTACGCCGTTTTTGGGCGTGTGACGGAAGGTCTTGATGTGGTGGATGCCATCCGCCAGGACGACACCCTCGTGAAGGCCAGGGTGTTGACGCCAGGCCTCTGAATGGCAAGAAATGCTCAGGCGGGTACGCGCCCGCCGCTGCTTGAAGCCTTGAGCATTTCGGTGTTCACCCCTGAAGCTCTTTCCAGTGCAACCTTGCCAGTTCGAGCGATTTCCTCAATGCCGTAGGGAGTCATTAGGCGTTCTAGCGCAACTAGTTTGCCTGGATCACCGACAACCTCCAGGGTCAGAGCATCGTCCGCCACATCGACCACCTTGGCTCTGAACACCTGAACCAATTCCAGGATTGCGCTGCGCTGCGCCGCCGGTGCGGAAACTTTCATCAACATCAACTCGCGTTCCACGGCAGGACGTTGGGAGAGGTCGAGAACCTGCAGCACATTGACAAGTTTGTCGAGCTGTTTGGTCATCTGTTGAACGGTCTGCTCGTCGCCCTCGACCACCATGGTCAGTCTTGAGCGACCAACAGCCTCAGCAGGACCGACCGCAAGGCTGTCGATGTTGAAGCCGCGGCGAGCGAACAGGCCGGCGATACGGCTGAGGGCGCCGGATTCGTCCTCCACCAGAACCGACAGAGTGTGCTTCATTCCTGGTGACCGATCCCTGTTGCGCTTGTGCCTCCCAAATTACGGTCCAGCCAGTGCAGCAATTCCAGGTGAAAGAGCTCGGGAGTTTCGTCGTGGGGGCAATGGCCGGCGTTTTCGATCACCTTGAGCTCCACCCATGGGTGCTGAGATTTGACCAATTCGCCGATCATTAACGGCACAAATCGATCCTGGCGCCCCCAAAGCAACAGCACAGGAGGAGTGTTGCGCAGGGTCTGCAGCCGTTGCAGCAGTACTGGTGCCGTGGCGTTTCTGGGGCGGAGAGCCATGCCTACGCTCATGGCGCGCAGGCTCCGAGCAGCTGTAACCCTGAGGGCAGGTTGGGCGATCAGTGCTTGCAGCTCCCGGTCGGATCTGATTGATCGCTGATAGGCACCTTGAAGACCAGCCCGTAGCAAAGGTGTACGCGCGATCAGTGGCACGATCAGTTC
It includes:
- a CDS encoding photosystem I assembly protein Ycf4, producing MAADLLEQPVVGSRRLSNVLVAGMVTIGGVGFLFASLSSYLGRDLLPLGHPAGLVFVPQGLVMGLYSIAAALLATYLWTVIAIDVGAGMNRFDKASGVVTISRRGFRKPISVEIPIKDIKAVKVEVRDGFNTRRRVSLRVQGRRDMPLTRVGEPLPLAQLEQDGAELARFLNVNLEGL
- a CDS encoding peptidylprolyl isomerase, giving the protein MIRQSLQSLLTLALCLPLLVSCASSTTASMPVGCDQASSPCLQGKASVELTTSKGSITLELDGDAAPVTAGNFLDLVQRGAYNGTVFHRVVRDPVPFVIQGGDPSSSDPATPKSQYGTGSFVDPTTGQARFVPLELSFNGEDQPRYGRVVSNPTELLQLKLSHERGALAMARSQAPDSASAQFYIALKPLPELDGRYAVFGRVTEGLDVVDAIRQDDTLVKARVLTPGL
- the ilvN gene encoding acetolactate synthase small subunit yields the protein MKHTLSVLVEDESGALSRIAGLFARRGFNIDSLAVGPAEAVGRSRLTMVVEGDEQTVQQMTKQLDKLVNVLQVLDLSQRPAVERELMLMKVSAPAAQRSAILELVQVFRAKVVDVADDALTLEVVGDPGKLVALERLMTPYGIEEIARTGKVALERASGVNTEMLKASSSGGRVPA